The segment ATGGTGATAGAGATATCTTTTTTTGCAACTAAAGGCAGTTTGATCGTGATCTGGGTACCGTCTGGAGACAGCTGCAGGTTCTTCGCTTCTTTGGTGGCAACGGTGTTAACTGAATCTAAAGCAAAGGTTAAGGCACCTACTGGGGAAACTATCTTGGTGGGTACTTCAAATTGAAGTCTGATCTCCTCCCCCGGTTTTACAGTGCTTCCATTCATCACTGTGAAACCGTTGTTTTTTCTTACTGCGGGCTTACCGGTTAACCGTACAGCCACTGTGTCTACCCTACGGTTATAGGCACTGTCCTGCACTTCTACCAACCAGCTTTTTTCTTCTGCATTGCCCGGATAAAGGCTCAAGGTCTTGCCGTTCTGGGAGAGCAGCCATTTTATGTTGGGGTTATTGTCCTGCGAAGTTACGGTAGCTTTGGCCAATCCTTCGTTATACTCTACTTCATATACATTAGAAAAACTTCTTCTGGAAACCACATTAGGCCTGGTCACATCTTGCCGGTGCAGTTTCATTTGAACGTTTTGTACGGCGGGCCTTACCTGAATTGAATCTGACGCATAACCGATCAATTCTGATTCACTGTCATACCGCAGGTTGTTGTTAGTTTCTGTTAAGGCGTAGATGTAGTAATTCCCTTCCTTGATGTTTCTGAAAGAGAAGTTACCGCTTGAGTCTGCGTTGGTCACATACAATGGCCGACCTTTGGTTACCTGGGAAGTGTCAGTAGTGGGGTACAGCAGTACACTTACTTCTTTGGGTGGAGTGTTGCTGAACAGTAAACTGGTGGTGCCGCTCACCCTTCCAGAGTCTAACCAGGCGCCTGTACTGAAAGTGATGATGACATTTTTGGCTGGATTTTTTTCCGTTATGTCTGCAATACTGTTCCGGAAATTCAGGCTATAGGTGGTGTTATCTTCCCAAGGGTCTGTGAAGGTTAATTCTACTCTTCCGTCTTTGACTCTGCTTTTGTAGGTATTGTCTGTGAAAGGAGCAATGATGAGCTGCCGGGTTAAATCAATGGTCTGGATGGCTTCATCAAACGTGAGCACGATTGTCTCAGGTTTCACGTTGGTTTGTCCGTCTTTGGGATTGCTCTCTACTAGTTTGGGAGCCGTAAGATCTCTTGCTCCCCCTTCTGGGCTACTGATGCTGGCGCATCCATTCATGAACAGGGTTAAACCCGTTAGTGCGCTTAATAGCTGCTTTTTCATTTTTGGCTTTAAAATGGAAATGACCTTACAGTGTGAACTGCAAGGTCATTCCTCTTAGTGTATCGGGTTATTTTTTCTGCGCGATGAAGATTTGGCTTGAATAAGAATTGTCATTCTTGGCACCATGTAGGTTAGACCTGAAACCGGTAAAGAATGAGTCCAGCATCTTGGTTTGGCCATGCTTGTACTTTCCACTCAGGATACTCACGTAATAAGAATCCCATTTCATGGGCAGTACTTCTTTCAACTCCAGTTTGTGCTTCCTGAGAAGTTTCTGCATGCTTGCTTTGTTGAAGTGGTACAGATGTCGCGGAACATCATACGCTGCCCAATCTGCTCCGTACTTCTTAGCATCATAAGAATCAGCGTTCGGAACGGCAATAACCAGGTAGCCTCCCTTTTTTGTCGCGTTCACCAGAGCCTTGAGCGTTTCATTCAGTTGATGAATGTGCTCCAGCACATGCCACATGGTGACCACTTCAAATGTTTCCTCACCCAGATTTCCTAAAGGATCTTGGAAGAGCGGCTTGCCAATCTTTTCCTCGGTTTGTTTACGAGCAGCATCGTTGGGCTCAACTCCCTCTACTGTCCAGCCTTGCTTTTGACAAGCCTGTAGAAAGTACCCTACCCCGCAGCCATAGTCCAGAATTTTGCCTTTGCCTCCTAAGCGGTTCACCAGTTCCACTTTGTTCTTGATGGCCATGGACCGCACTAACCGGTAGGTTTTATTCAGCAGCCCTTTGCTGGTATCTGAGTGCGAAATGTACTCTTCTGAAGCATAGTACGGGCCAATACTTTCTTCCGGCGGACGTGGATTCGTGAATTTAAGCTGGCAACTGAGGCACTGCACAATCACAAAACTCTCCTGGCTTACGCTTTTGTCTTGTACTACTAAAAAATTCTTAAACTCTGTTTTGGAACAAATGGGGCAATGGTCTAGCCGTTCGTAGCTCATTCTATTTTCCTAAATATACCATCAGAATGGAGATATCTGCGGGAGATACGCCACTGATGCGCGATGCTTGTCCTAGTGTTTCTGGCTGAATTTTGAAAAGTTTCTCACGAGCTTCATTTGAAAGCGCTGTGATGGCCTTGTAGTCCAACCGGTCTTTGATGCGGTAGTTTTCCAGCTCCTCCATTTTAGAGGCCATCTGGTTTTCTTTATCAATATAGCTCGCATATTTCAAAAGAATAACTGCCTGCTCCAAGCTATCAGGTAAATACTTGCTTAGGAAAAGTTTGAGGCTCTCTGAAGATTCCAGTAGATGCTCTAGTTCCACGTTAGGGCGCTTCAATAAATTGCCGGCTTTAGCCCGCTCGCTGATAGGCGCCGAGTCTAATGAAAGCAGCATGCCATTTACTTCTTCCGGTTCAATTCCTTTTTGCTGCAGATACGTGAGCACTTCCTGTGTTTCTTGCTTCTTCCGGTTCACTTTCTGCAAACGCTCTTCTGAAGCTAAACCTAGTTGGAACCCCTTCTCAGTTAAGCGAAGATCGGCATTGTCCTGGCGGAGCAGGATGCGGTGCTCGGCGCGCGAGGTGAACATCCGGTATGGTTCGTTTGTGCCCTTGTTTACCAAATCATCTATCAAAACGCCTATGTAGGCCTCTGATCTTTTCAGCACGAATGGTTCTGAGTTATGCACGTTATTATGGGCATTAATTCCCGCCATAAGGCCTTGACAGGCCGCTTCCTCATATCCGGTGGTACCATTAATTTGCCCTGCAAAGTAGAGGTTATCCACCAACTTCGTTTCCAAAGTCAGGTTCAGTTGAGTAGGTGGGAAGAAGTCGTATTCAATGGCGTAACCTGGTCTGAACATCTTCGCATTCTCAAATCCTGGTATCTCGCGGAGTGCTTTGAACTGCACATCTTCTGGCAACGAACTGGAAAAACCGTTCACATAAACTTCTACCGTGCTCCATCCTTCCGGTTCCACGAAGATCTGGTGACGGTCGCGTTCCGCGAAGCGGTTGATCTTGTCTTCAATGGATGGGCAGTAACGCGGACCTAACCCTTGAATCCGTCCTTGGAACATAGGCGATTTCTCAAACCCGGTTTTAAGAATTTCATGAACCTTAGAGTTAGTATAGGTGATATAACAGCTTCTTTGATTGGTGAGCGCTGGAGTGTCTGTGTAGGAGAACTTAGAAGGATTTTCGTCTCCTTTCTGCTCTTCCATCAGATCATAGTTCAGGCTACGTCCATCTACCCTAGGAGGCGTTCCCGTTTTCAT is part of the Rufibacter tibetensis genome and harbors:
- a CDS encoding Ig-like domain-containing domain; translated protein: MKKQLLSALTGLTLFMNGCASISSPEGGARDLTAPKLVESNPKDGQTNVKPETIVLTFDEAIQTIDLTRQLIIAPFTDNTYKSRVKDGRVELTFTDPWEDNTTYSLNFRNSIADITEKNPAKNVIITFSTGAWLDSGRVSGTTSLLFSNTPPKEVSVLLYPTTDTSQVTKGRPLYVTNADSSGNFSFRNIKEGNYYIYALTETNNNLRYDSESELIGYASDSIQVRPAVQNVQMKLHRQDVTRPNVVSRRSFSNVYEVEYNEGLAKATVTSQDNNPNIKWLLSQNGKTLSLYPGNAEEKSWLVEVQDSAYNRRVDTVAVRLTGKPAVRKNNGFTVMNGSTVKPGEEIRLQFEVPTKIVSPVGALTFALDSVNTVATKEAKNLQLSPDGTQITIKLPLVAKKDISITMDTTKVMPFIGDPYAATTKKVLISDKEEAGSLKVQLATTQKNFIVQLLRQNAVVKEVKNLKTILWNDLEPASYQIRILVDQNGNGIWDNGLLKERRLPEPVILPKDVWEIRANWEIESQVIQF
- a CDS encoding class I SAM-dependent methyltransferase — its product is MSYERLDHCPICSKTEFKNFLVVQDKSVSQESFVIVQCLSCQLKFTNPRPPEESIGPYYASEEYISHSDTSKGLLNKTYRLVRSMAIKNKVELVNRLGGKGKILDYGCGVGYFLQACQKQGWTVEGVEPNDAARKQTEEKIGKPLFQDPLGNLGEETFEVVTMWHVLEHIHQLNETLKALVNATKKGGYLVIAVPNADSYDAKKYGADWAAYDVPRHLYHFNKASMQKLLRKHKLELKEVLPMKWDSYYVSILSGKYKHGQTKMLDSFFTGFRSNLHGAKNDNSYSSQIFIAQKK
- the mnmG gene encoding tRNA uridine-5-carboxymethylaminomethyl(34) synthesis enzyme MnmG; this encodes MFTSYDVIVVGAGHAGCEAAHAAATMGSKVLLVTMNMNTIAQMSCNPAMGGVAKGQIVREVDALGGMSGIITDKTMIQFRMLNMSKGPAMWSPRAQSDRMRFAEEWRMALEQTPNVDFWQEMVSEILVEDGRAVGVKTSLGIEIKAKAVVLTNGTFLNGIIHIGEKKLGGGRAAEKSAKGITEQLVSLGFEAGRMKTGTPPRVDGRSLNYDLMEEQKGDENPSKFSYTDTPALTNQRSCYITYTNSKVHEILKTGFEKSPMFQGRIQGLGPRYCPSIEDKINRFAERDRHQIFVEPEGWSTVEVYVNGFSSSLPEDVQFKALREIPGFENAKMFRPGYAIEYDFFPPTQLNLTLETKLVDNLYFAGQINGTTGYEEAACQGLMAGINAHNNVHNSEPFVLKRSEAYIGVLIDDLVNKGTNEPYRMFTSRAEHRILLRQDNADLRLTEKGFQLGLASEERLQKVNRKKQETQEVLTYLQQKGIEPEEVNGMLLSLDSAPISERAKAGNLLKRPNVELEHLLESSESLKLFLSKYLPDSLEQAVILLKYASYIDKENQMASKMEELENYRIKDRLDYKAITALSNEAREKLFKIQPETLGQASRISGVSPADISILMVYLGK